The genomic window ATGCAGCACCACCGCCTCAGTCTGCTCGGCCTCCCAGGCACGATTCAGGCCACTGATAATGCGTTCGGCATTAGCAGGTGAATCACTGGCAATCGCGCCATCCACCGCGACGATGCCCAAGTGGGGCTCAGCGGGCATGGCGCGCCCCGCCCCGGCCAGTATGACGCTGGAAAAGATTCCCCACAGGGATGCCAGAATAATCGCTACAAATACGAAGCGGAAAAACAGTTTCCAGCGGCGGCTGCGGCGCTGCTCGGTAAGTACACCGCCAATCCAGCGATCCATCATCTCCATCTGCATCAAACGCTGGCGCTCTACCAGTGTCTCAGCATCCTCGCTGGCTGCGGCCTCAGTCGTTACACCCTCGGCATGGTGTTTTTGCCGATCAGGCTCAACCTCCTGAGTCCACGGGTCCGGCTCGGGTTTCGCGTCTTCGTCAGGTGTATTCTCATTGCGCATACCAGCTCCTCGTTCAGGTTTTAAGCTCACGGTTCAGCCAGCCAAACAGGCTATCAACACTATGGGCGATAAATTCCGGCTCACAGGCCGTCAGACGCTCCACGCTGTGCACGCCATAACTCACCCCGACACTAGGCATGCCCAGGGCTCGCGCCATCGCCAGGTCGTATTCGGTATCCCCGACCATGACAGCCCGCTCGGCGGGCAGGGACAGCTCTTCCAATAACTCACTGAGCATTTGCGGATGGGGTTTGGAGCGGGTTTCATCCGCCGTCCGGCTGGCGTGAAACCAGTCACCGCTTCGGGTCTGCTCAAAGATACGCGCCAGCCCTTTGCGGGTCTTGCCGGTCGCCACCGCCATCTTCAGTCCGGAACGCTCTCTAAGTCCATGAATATGCTGCTCAACGCCCTCGAAAAACGTCATTGGCGTGGTATCAGCATGCACAAAGTGATGGGCATAACATTCACGTAAACGCGTGGATTGCACCTCGTTTATGCCAGGAAACAGCGTCGCCACTGCC from Halomonas sp. CH40 includes these protein-coding regions:
- a CDS encoding HAD-IA family hydrolase, with translation MRFDLVIFDWDGTLMNSVPKIVSCMQAATRDAQLPSPTDKAVENIIGLGLPEAVATLFPGINEVQSTRLRECYAHHFVHADTTPMTFFEGVEQHIHGLRERSGLKMAVATGKTRKGLARIFEQTRSGDWFHASRTADETRSKPHPQMLSELLEELSLPAERAVMVGDTEYDLAMARALGMPSVGVSYGVHSVERLTACEPEFIAHSVDSLFGWLNRELKT